From one Lotus japonicus ecotype B-129 chromosome 3, LjGifu_v1.2 genomic stretch:
- the LOC130748354 gene encoding GRAS family protein TF80-like, with protein sequence MESGSPYQWMRELRYDSQGLKNPISLLIECAKCVASGSIKNADIGLELISQISSPDGDAVQRMVTYFSEALGYRIVKHLPGVYKALNSSKTSSSSEDFLVQKYFYELCPFLKFSYLITNQAIVEAMESENWVHIIDLHCSEPAQWVNLLLTLKNRHGGPPHLKITGIHEKKEVLDQMSLHLTAEAGNLDFPLQFNPIVSKLEDVDFENLPVKTGEALAITSVLQLHSLLATDDDMSGKFSPAGAASMNLQRAVHMGQRTFAEWLERDMINAYILSPDSALSPLSFGASPKMGVFLNAMRKLQPKLMVITEQESNLNGSNLMERIDRSLYFYSALFDCLDSTVMRTSVERQKLESMLLGEQIKNIIACEGVDRKERHEKLEKWIRRLELAGFVKVPLSYNGRIEAKSLLQRYGHKYKFREENDGLLICWSDRPLFSVSAWSFRK encoded by the exons ATGGAGTCAG GTTCACCATATCAGTGGATGAGGGAGCTGAGATATGACTCCCAAGGATTAAAAAACCCAATAAGCCTTCTTATTGAGTGCGCTAAATGCGTCGCATCTGGAAGCATCAAGAATGCAGATATAGGACTTGAGCTCATTTCTCAGATTTCATCTCCTGATGGTGATGCAGTGCAAAGGATGGTCACTTATTTCAGTGAAGCACTTGGTTACAGGATAGTCAAACATTTACCTGGTGTATACAAAGCTCTCAATTCCTCGAAAACATCATCGTCTTCAGAAGACTTCCTTGTTCAGAAATACTTCTATGAACTTTGCCCCTTCCTGAAGTTTTCATACCTGATCACAAACCAAGCAATTGTAGAAGCTATGGAAAGTGAAAACTGGGTTCACATCATTGATCTTCATTGTTCTGAACCAGCTCAGTGGGTGAATCTTCTACTAACATTAAAAAACCGCCATGGAGGCCCGCCCCATCTAAAAATCACAGGTATTCATGAAAAGAAAGAGGTATTAGACCAAATGAGTCTTCACTTGACAGCTGAAGCTGGGAATTTGGATTTCCCTTTACAGTTTAATCCAATTGTTAGCAAACTGGAAGATGTTGACTTTGAAAACTTGCCTGTGAAGACAGGTGAAGCTCTTGCAATCACTTCAGTTCTTCAGCTTCATTCTCTTCTTGCCACGGACGATGACATGAGTGGGAAGTTCTCGCCAGCCGGAGCGGCATCTATGAACCTGCAGAGAGCAGTGCACATGGGCCAGAGGACTTTTGCTGAGTGGCTTGAGAGAGACATGATCAATGCATATATTTTAAGTCCTGATTCTGCTTTGTCTCCTCTTTCTTTCGGTGCCTCGCCTAAGATGGGGGTCTTTCTCAATGCGATGCGGAAGCTCCAGCCGAAACTGATGGTGATCACTGAGCAAGAATCGAATCTAAATGGTTCCAATTTGATGGAGCGGATTGATAGATCATTGTATTTTTACAGTGCACTTTTTGACTGCTTGGATTCTACTGTGATGAGAACTTCAGTGGAGAGGCAAAAACTTGAGAGCATGCTTCTGGGGGAGCAGATCAAGAACATCATTGCTTGTGAGGGAGTTGATAGAAAGGAGAGGCATGAAAAACTCGAGAAATGGATTCGGAGGCTCGAATTGGCGGGGTTTGTGAAGGTTCCTTTGAGCTACAATGGTAGGATTGAAGCTAAGAGTCTGTTGCAGAGATATGGTCATAAGTACAAGTTTAGAGAAGAGAATGATGGTTTGCTTATCTGCTGGAGTGATAGGCCACTGTTTTCTGTATCAGCATGGAGTTTCAGGAAATGA